A genomic stretch from Malus domestica chromosome 15, GDT2T_hap1 includes:
- the LOC103456213 gene encoding protein ECERIFERUM 16: MDAKALAKSKRAHSEHHSKKYHPNPKAKSAAVGGGKGNEAGTAKNPLGKQVQEKTHPTKGASALPSNWDRYEEELDLGSEDPVPAADGSNRAPDVVIPKSKGADFCHLIDEARSQSQSFAYSDTFPGLENDLLGEWNKGIETMLSVRGESVLSRIGDDNFVVEDKNTAAPHEVSFLSLNLHSLAEQLEKIDLPQRLFIEADLLPPELYAEQATCGEEAARRLPEESPCSDFSEEVQVPDHDIEIRISDSPTDPKLGKSEYEHKLPESETQISVKSFEPSTAEAELELDLLLDSFGETKINDSTAFESRTTFSVQVDASLMPIQPRRKVPDSSATIDDELDELINETSILINQGGLSQPQEQRAVHDSQSSSISGTKSKEVDDFDSWLDTI, from the coding sequence ATGGACGCCAAGGCTTTAGCAAAATCAAAGAGGGCACACTCCGAGCACCATAGTAAAAAGTATCATCCAAATCCGAAAGCAAAATCCGCAGCCGTTGGGGGCGGCAAGGGAAATGAGGCTGGAACCGCCAAGAATCCGTTGGGAAAGCAAGTTCAAGAGAAAACTCACCCTACTAAGGGTGCGTCTGCCCTCCCATCAAATTGGGATCGTTACGAGGAAGAGTTAGATTTAGGTTCAGAAGATCCAGTTCCAGCAGCTGATGGTTCGAATCGAGCCCCTGATGTAGTTATTCCGAAGAGTAAGGGTGCAGACTTTTGTCATCTGATAGATGAGGCGCGGTCTCAGTCTCAGTCATTCGCGTATTCAGATACATTTCCTGGTTTGGAGAATGATCTGCTCGGGGAATGGAATAAGGGGATAGAAACTATGCTTTCGGTCAGGGGGGAGAGCGTTCTATCACGGATTGGAGATGATAATTTTGTTGTGGAGGATAAGAATACTGCTGCACCTCATGAGGTGTCATTTCTCTCCTTGAATTTGCATTCTCTTGCAGAACAATTGGAAAAGATAGACTTACCGCAGAGGCTTTTCATTGAAGCGGATCTATTGCCACCGGAGCTGTATGCGGAGCAAGCAACATGTGGTGAGGAAGCAGCCCGAAGATTGCCTGAAGAATCACCCTGCAGTGATTTTTCGGAGGAGGTCCAGGTTCCTGACCATGATATTGAGATTAGGATATCTGATTCTCCTACTGATCCTAAACTTGGCAAATCGGAGTATGAACACAAATTACCAGAGTCAGAAACACAAATCAGCGTAAAATCATTTGAGCCATCAACTGCAGAGGCGGAACTGGAACTGGATCTGCTTCTTGATTCATTTGGTGAGACCAAGATAAATGATTCAACTGCTTTCGAGTCTCGTACTACTTTTTCTGTACAAGTAGACGCTTCCCTGATGCCGATTCAACCTCGAAGAAAAGTCCCGGATTCATCTGCTACCATTGATGATGAGCTTGATGAGTTGATAAATGAAACATCGATACTGATTAACCAAGGCGGTCTGTCTCAACCTCAAGAACAAAGGGCTGtccatgattctcaatcatcgTCTATTTCCGGAACAAAGTCTAAAGAAGTGGATGATTTTGATTCTTGGTTGGATACAATTTGA